A window from Vigna angularis cultivar LongXiaoDou No.4 chromosome 7, ASM1680809v1, whole genome shotgun sequence encodes these proteins:
- the LOC128197786 gene encoding protein MAINTENANCE OF MERISTEMS-like isoform X1: MARTRGASFNSRGESSRGESSRGESSSQGEARRRPTVSARRSRAAPIQHDPIAEERAVEEQTYEAYETHGEEHADVHDIQEDVAGFPGGPHDHSLLTHYVQHVAYAISQGRDRGDTLKLISHGKKVNKLGPCHEGIQDIVLNSSLMPLTGICYDYVDKGLLLGFIERWHFETSSFHLPIGEMSITLDDVSTLLHLPVMGQMCDLEELEFEEARTALVQLLGVDGGTAGAEMEDARGPKVRLSWLREIYVQRCESQHWDYAARAYLLHLVGCTIFANKSASSIRVSYLLLFRDVHACGRYAWGVAALAYLYEQLGDASLASTKQMAGYLTLFQSWIYEHFPGLGRRRLVTSYDDTTPRAMRWQSPRQSSTLTEIRSQLDALTYSGVVWHPYEGHRGIRPFFGICMYSGWIRIGDTLWRHLPERVLRQFGFQQDIPRSPTTVPDADVVAIDHMWLHFRAHVVSNVRHAASPSDCVDGYIQWFRRVSHPYIIVTADDARPALAPRQRPDVPREARPHRRSSPPSPSGALPRFRRMARMLQSLISCRHVTEGTVAHQVSVDLLQIANEGIDEYSTPRREQRHVRGRRSTSN, from the exons ATGGCAAGAACACGTGGTGCATCTTTTAATTCTCGAGGTGAGAGTTCTCGAGGAGAGAGTTCTCGAGGAGAGAGTTCGTCGCAGGGCGAAGCTCGGAGAAGACCTACCGTTTCTGCTCGTAGAAGTCGGGCAGCTCCTATCCAGCATGACCCCATAGCTGAGGAGCGAGCCGTTGAGGAACAAACATATGAGGCGTATGAGACTCATGGAGAGGAGCATGCAGATGTTCATGACATACAAGAGGATGTCGCTGGATTTCCTGGAGGTCCACACGATCATTCATTGCTGACgcactatgttcagcatgtAGCTTATGCTATTTCCCAAGGCCGG GATCGAGGGGACACACTGAAGTTGATCTCCCAcggaaaaaaagtaaataagttaggACCATGCCACGAGGGAATTCAAGACATTGTGTTGAATTCCAGTTTGATGCCTCTTACAGGGATTTGTTATGATTACGTTGATAAGGGGTTACTCCTCGGATTCATAGAGAGGTGGCATTTTGAGACCAGTAGTTTCCATCTCCCTATAGGGGAGATGTCGATTACTCTTGATGACGTCTCGACATTACTTCACCTGCCCGTGATGGGACAAATGTGTGATTTGGAGGAGTTGGAGTTTGAGGAGGCTCGTACAGCCCTTGTGCAACTGCTCGGCGTTGATGGTGGCACAGCAGGTGCTGAGATGGAGGACGCACGTGGTCCGAAAGTCAGACTCAGCtggcttagagagatatatgttcAGAGGTGTGAGTCGCAGCATTGGGACTATGCTGCTAGAGCATATTTGTTGCATCTAGTAGGATGTACGATTTTTGCAAATAAGAGTGCCAGTTCTATACGCGTGTCTTACTTATTGTTATTTAGAGACGTACACGCGTGTGGCAGATATGCCTGGGGTGTTGCTGCACTCGCCTATTTGTACGAGCAGCTCGGGGATGCGAGTCTCGCGTCCACGAAGCAGATGGCTGGATATTTGACTCTATTTCAG agttgGATATACGAACATTTCCCTGGCTTGGGGAGGAGGCGGTTGGTGACTTCTTACGATGATACCACACCACGTGCCATGAGGTGGCAGAGCCCTAGACAGAGTTCCACTCTCACAGAGATTCGGTCACAGTTGGATGCGCTGACATACAGTGGAGTTGTATGGCATCCATATGAGGGGCATCGAGGCATTCGGCCATTCTTCGGCATCTGTATGTATTCTGGATGGATTCGGATTGGTGACACCCTTTGGCGTCATTTGCCTGAGCGTGTGCTGAGGCAATTTGGGTTTCAGCAAGACATTCCACGATCACCGACTACGGTtccagatgcagatgtagtggccATTGATCATATGTGGTTGCACTTCAGAGCTCACGTTGTGAGTAATGTCAGACATGCAGCATCTCCTTCTGACTGTGTTGATGGGTACATTCAGTGGTTCAGAAGGGTTTCGCATCCTTATATTATTGTTACTGCAGATGACGCGCGACCGGCTCTTGCACCTAGACAACGCCCCGATGTTCCACGGGAGGCACGACCCCATCGTAGATCGTCTCCACCTTCACCATCTGGCGCCCTG CCTAGATTTAGGCGAATGGCGAGAATGTTACAGTCCTTGATATCATGTCGTCATGTCACCGAGGGTACTGTTGCACATCAGGTGTCAGTGGACCTGCTTCAGATTGCTAATGAAGGCATCGACGAATATTCCACGCCTAGGAGAGAGCAGAGGCATGTGCGTGGTAGACGGTCGACGTCTAATTGA
- the LOC108339450 gene encoding PKS-NRPS hybrid synthetase cheA-like, giving the protein MAFDLGFVVVIIRSDIATGVRGRKTYVILGCERGGKYRKYKADAVASVYDTRKCECPFRLKGKPCSNGAGWVLKVMCGHHNHELAETLVGHPYAGRLNTSEKSLLVDMTKSKVTPANILLTLKQNNDRNVTTIKQIYNARHAYKRSLRGSRTELQQLMMLLDRDKYIHWSRCADDSKVVTDLYRLPLLEIVGMTSTGLTFSAAFAFLSTERQSNFTWALEKLKGLFLTSEGGPKVIVTDRDLALMNVISSVFPESYQMLCRFHILKNVKAKCKMLVHSTEVWEVLMDAWENVMDCADESLFAEYVNGFEYASRSWPLFFEYVNQNWIIPYSTYFVKFWTNKVMHLGNTTTNRAESAHWSLKKVLGNSMGDLCSCWDSIHNVIILQHNKIKASFESSLLLRSDYFKGYIYRELIGRVSRYALDLIAKELKIVQQIGLDSSKCGCVLRRTFGVPCACELARYDPRMIPIGEFHIMWRRLHFSNVELNETKPQLSIKDELKQVEERFNEVDIGGKVTIKQKLLEIVCPTLTSMVPPLHKVKTKGAQKSKVKRSERSTTRDPSYFEYVDAFHSTIESSSVRSKLQSKPKAMKKRRVPMIDQFHSTTHPFIVDVVDVVADGHCGYRCIAALLGLGEDSWPVVRNELYKDLSGWRDEYASLVGGYDRLEELRSSLLVQSLSAANTSKWMTLPDIGYAIANRYNVILVCLSYSQNYTIFPLRSTPPSDITQHRLICIGHVHGCHFVQVKLQEGCPLPTVNIMSSTHCYPEARAWSSIYTSRMHAFEQLMDITTSYVDLGDS; this is encoded by the exons ATGGCTTTTGatttaggatttgttgtggTAATAATAAGATCTGACATAGCTACTGGTGTACGGGGAAGAAAAACGTATGTCATacttggatgtgaaagagggggAAAATATAGGAAATACAAAGCTGATGCAGTGGCTAGTGTATACGACACTCGTAAATGTGAATGTCCGTTTAGATTAAAGGGTAAACCATGTTCAAATGGGGCCGGATGGGTGTTGAAGGTGATGTGTGGACATCACAACCATGAGTTGGCTGAAACTTTAGTGGGTCACCCTTATGCTGGCAGGTTAAATACGAGTGAGAAGTCATTACTGGTTGATATGACAAAGAGTAAAGTTAcacctgcaaatattttattaacactcaaacaaaataatgatcgaAATGTCACAACGATTAAACAAATCTACAACGCAAGGCATGCGTATAAACGATCATTAAGAGGGTCCAGAACTgaactacaacaacttatgatgttgttggatcgGGATAAGTACATTCACTGGAGTAGGTGTGCTGATGATTCAAAGGTTGTTACTGACTT atatagaCTTCCGTTGCTTGAGATTGTGGGTATGACGTCTACAGGGTTAACCTTCTCAGCAGCATTTGCTTTCTTGTCTACTGAAAGGCAGAGTAATTTCACATGGGCTTTGGAAAAGTtgaaaggtttatttttaacatctgaGGGTGGTCCTAAAGTTATTGTGACTGACCGAGACTTGGCTTTGATGAATGTCATATCAAGTGTATTCCCTGAGTCATATCAGATGTTATGTCGGTTCcacatccttaaaaatgttaaagctaaatgcaaaatgttagttCATTCTACTGAGGTTTGGGAAGTGTTGATGGATGCATGGGAAAATGTGATGGATTGTGCTGATGAAAGCTTGTTTGCTGAGTATGTGAATGGTTTTGAATACGCAAGCAGATCATGGCctttgttctttgaatatgttAATCAGAATTGGATTATTCCGTACAGCACATACTTTGTAAAGTTCTGGACGAACAAAGTAATGCATTTAGggaacacaaccacaaatag ggcTGAATCTGCTCATTGGAGCCTGAAGAAAGTTCTGGGCAATAGTATGGGTGATTTGTGTTCTTGTTGGGATAGTATTCATAACGTCATTATCTtacaacacaacaagattaaggcgtcatttgaaagtagtttgttGCTCAGGAGTGACTATTTTAAAGGCTACATATATAGAGAACTTATTGGGCGTGTGTCTCGATATGCATTGGATCTCATTGCTaaggaattgaaaatagtgCAGCAGATAGGATTGGACTCCTCAAAGTGTGGATGCGTATTGAGACGTACATTTGGTGTCCCATGTGCATGTGAATTAGCACGATATGATCCTAGGATGATCCCTATAGGTGAATTTCATATCATGTGGCGAAGATTGCATTTctcaaatgttgaattaaatgaaactaaGCCTCAGTTATCCATTAAAGATGAGTTGAAACAAGTAGAAGAACGATTCAATGAGGTTGACATTGGCGGTAAAGTCACCATCAAGCAGAAGTTACTTGAAATTGTTTGTCCTACATTGACATCAATGGTCCCTCCATTACATAAAGTCAAGACAAAGGGTGCAcaaaaaagtaaagttaaaCGAAGTGAAAGGTCTACTACGCGGGATCCATCATATTTTGAGTATGTGGACGCCTTTCATTCAACCATAGAATCTTCATCTGTGAGAAGTAAATTACAATCAAAGCCAAAAGCAATGAAGAAAAGGAGAGTTCCAATGATAGACCAGTTTCATTCTACTACTCACCCCTTTATTGTGgacgttgttgatgttgtggctGATGGTCACTGTGGGTATAGATGCATTGCTGCGTTGTTGGGACTcggagaagattcatggcccGTTGTGAGGAATGAGTTGTACAAAGACCTGAGTGGATGGCGTGATGAATATGCAAGCCTAGTAGGAGGCTATGATAGACTAGAAGAACTGAGGTCCTCTTTGTTGGTGCAGTCACTGTCTGCG GCTAACACGAGCAAGTGGATGACATTACCAGACATTGGTTATGCAATTGCTAACCGATATAACGTTATCTTAGTGTGTTTGTCATACTCTCAAAATTATACTATCTTTCCACTACGTTCCACACCACCTTCTGATATCACTCAACATCGCTTAATTTGTATAGGACATGTTCATGGATGTCATTTTGTGCAG GTTAAGCTACAAGAAGGTTGTCCGTTGCCCACGGTGAATATCATGTCCTCAACCCACTGTTATCCTGAGGCACGAGCGTGGTCATCTATTTATACTAGTAGGATGCACGCATTTGAACAGTTGATGGACATAACAACATCTTATGTTGACTTAGGTGAttcatga
- the LOC128197786 gene encoding protein MAIN-LIKE 1-like isoform X3, with amino-acid sequence MARTRGASFNSRGESSRGESSRGESSSQGEARRRPTVSARRSRAAPIQHDPIAEERAVEEQTYEAYETHGEEHADVHDIQEDVAGFPGGPHDHSLLTHYVQHVAYAISQGRDRGDTLKLISHGKKVNKLGPCHEGIQDIVLNSSLMPLTGICYDYVDKGLLLGFIERWHFETSSFHLPIGEMSITLDDVSTLLHLPVMGQMCDLEELEFEEARTALVQLLGVDGGTAGAEMEDARGPKVRLSWLREIYVQRCESQHWDYAARAYLLHLVGCTIFANKSASSIRVSYLLLFRDVHACGRYAWGVAALAYLYEQLGDASLASTKQMAGYLTLFQSWIYEHFPGLGRRRLVTSYDDTTPRAMRWQSPRQSSTLTEIRSQLDALTYSGVVWHPYEGHRGIRPFFGICMYSGWIRIGDTLWRHLPERVLRQFGFQQDIPRSPTTVPDADVVAIDHMWLHFRAHVMTRDRLLHLDNAPMFHGRHDPIVDRLHLHHLAPWCIIFHCLYY; translated from the exons ATGGCAAGAACACGTGGTGCATCTTTTAATTCTCGAGGTGAGAGTTCTCGAGGAGAGAGTTCTCGAGGAGAGAGTTCGTCGCAGGGCGAAGCTCGGAGAAGACCTACCGTTTCTGCTCGTAGAAGTCGGGCAGCTCCTATCCAGCATGACCCCATAGCTGAGGAGCGAGCCGTTGAGGAACAAACATATGAGGCGTATGAGACTCATGGAGAGGAGCATGCAGATGTTCATGACATACAAGAGGATGTCGCTGGATTTCCTGGAGGTCCACACGATCATTCATTGCTGACgcactatgttcagcatgtAGCTTATGCTATTTCCCAAGGCCGG GATCGAGGGGACACACTGAAGTTGATCTCCCAcggaaaaaaagtaaataagttaggACCATGCCACGAGGGAATTCAAGACATTGTGTTGAATTCCAGTTTGATGCCTCTTACAGGGATTTGTTATGATTACGTTGATAAGGGGTTACTCCTCGGATTCATAGAGAGGTGGCATTTTGAGACCAGTAGTTTCCATCTCCCTATAGGGGAGATGTCGATTACTCTTGATGACGTCTCGACATTACTTCACCTGCCCGTGATGGGACAAATGTGTGATTTGGAGGAGTTGGAGTTTGAGGAGGCTCGTACAGCCCTTGTGCAACTGCTCGGCGTTGATGGTGGCACAGCAGGTGCTGAGATGGAGGACGCACGTGGTCCGAAAGTCAGACTCAGCtggcttagagagatatatgttcAGAGGTGTGAGTCGCAGCATTGGGACTATGCTGCTAGAGCATATTTGTTGCATCTAGTAGGATGTACGATTTTTGCAAATAAGAGTGCCAGTTCTATACGCGTGTCTTACTTATTGTTATTTAGAGACGTACACGCGTGTGGCAGATATGCCTGGGGTGTTGCTGCACTCGCCTATTTGTACGAGCAGCTCGGGGATGCGAGTCTCGCGTCCACGAAGCAGATGGCTGGATATTTGACTCTATTTCAG agttgGATATACGAACATTTCCCTGGCTTGGGGAGGAGGCGGTTGGTGACTTCTTACGATGATACCACACCACGTGCCATGAGGTGGCAGAGCCCTAGACAGAGTTCCACTCTCACAGAGATTCGGTCACAGTTGGATGCGCTGACATACAGTGGAGTTGTATGGCATCCATATGAGGGGCATCGAGGCATTCGGCCATTCTTCGGCATCTGTATGTATTCTGGATGGATTCGGATTGGTGACACCCTTTGGCGTCATTTGCCTGAGCGTGTGCTGAGGCAATTTGGGTTTCAGCAAGACATTCCACGATCACCGACTACGGTtccagatgcagatgtagtggccATTGATCATATGTGGTTGCACTTCAGAGCTCACGTT ATGACGCGCGACCGGCTCTTGCACCTAGACAACGCCCCGATGTTCCACGGGAGGCACGACCCCATCGTAGATCGTCTCCACCTTCACCATCTGGCGCCCTGGtgtattatttttcattgcttatattattaa
- the LOC128197786 gene encoding protein MAIN-LIKE 1-like isoform X2: MARTRGASFNSRGESSRGESSRGESSSQGEARRRPTVSARRSRAAPIQHDPIAEERAVEEQTYEAYETHGEEHADVHDIQEDVAGFPGGPHDHSLLTHYVQHVAYAISQGRDRGDTLKLISHGKKVNKLGPCHEGIQDIVLNSSLMPLTGICYDYVDKGLLLGFIERWHFETSSFHLPIGEMSITLDDVSTLLHLPVMGQMCDLEELEFEEARTALVQLLGVDGGTAGAEMEDARGPKVRLSWLREIYVQRCESQHWDYAARAYLLHLVGCTIFANKSASSIRVSYLLLFRDVHACGRYAWGVAALAYLYEQLGDASLASTKQMAGYLTLFQSWIYEHFPGLGRRRLVTSYDDTTPRAMRWQSPRQSSTLTEIRSQLDALTYSGVVWHPYEGHRGIRPFFGICMYSGWIRIGDTLWRHLPERVLRQFGFQQDIPRSPTTVPDADVVAIDHMWLHFRAHVMTRDRLLHLDNAPMFHGRHDPIVDRLHLHHLAPCLDLGEWRECYSP, encoded by the exons ATGGCAAGAACACGTGGTGCATCTTTTAATTCTCGAGGTGAGAGTTCTCGAGGAGAGAGTTCTCGAGGAGAGAGTTCGTCGCAGGGCGAAGCTCGGAGAAGACCTACCGTTTCTGCTCGTAGAAGTCGGGCAGCTCCTATCCAGCATGACCCCATAGCTGAGGAGCGAGCCGTTGAGGAACAAACATATGAGGCGTATGAGACTCATGGAGAGGAGCATGCAGATGTTCATGACATACAAGAGGATGTCGCTGGATTTCCTGGAGGTCCACACGATCATTCATTGCTGACgcactatgttcagcatgtAGCTTATGCTATTTCCCAAGGCCGG GATCGAGGGGACACACTGAAGTTGATCTCCCAcggaaaaaaagtaaataagttaggACCATGCCACGAGGGAATTCAAGACATTGTGTTGAATTCCAGTTTGATGCCTCTTACAGGGATTTGTTATGATTACGTTGATAAGGGGTTACTCCTCGGATTCATAGAGAGGTGGCATTTTGAGACCAGTAGTTTCCATCTCCCTATAGGGGAGATGTCGATTACTCTTGATGACGTCTCGACATTACTTCACCTGCCCGTGATGGGACAAATGTGTGATTTGGAGGAGTTGGAGTTTGAGGAGGCTCGTACAGCCCTTGTGCAACTGCTCGGCGTTGATGGTGGCACAGCAGGTGCTGAGATGGAGGACGCACGTGGTCCGAAAGTCAGACTCAGCtggcttagagagatatatgttcAGAGGTGTGAGTCGCAGCATTGGGACTATGCTGCTAGAGCATATTTGTTGCATCTAGTAGGATGTACGATTTTTGCAAATAAGAGTGCCAGTTCTATACGCGTGTCTTACTTATTGTTATTTAGAGACGTACACGCGTGTGGCAGATATGCCTGGGGTGTTGCTGCACTCGCCTATTTGTACGAGCAGCTCGGGGATGCGAGTCTCGCGTCCACGAAGCAGATGGCTGGATATTTGACTCTATTTCAG agttgGATATACGAACATTTCCCTGGCTTGGGGAGGAGGCGGTTGGTGACTTCTTACGATGATACCACACCACGTGCCATGAGGTGGCAGAGCCCTAGACAGAGTTCCACTCTCACAGAGATTCGGTCACAGTTGGATGCGCTGACATACAGTGGAGTTGTATGGCATCCATATGAGGGGCATCGAGGCATTCGGCCATTCTTCGGCATCTGTATGTATTCTGGATGGATTCGGATTGGTGACACCCTTTGGCGTCATTTGCCTGAGCGTGTGCTGAGGCAATTTGGGTTTCAGCAAGACATTCCACGATCACCGACTACGGTtccagatgcagatgtagtggccATTGATCATATGTGGTTGCACTTCAGAGCTCACGTT ATGACGCGCGACCGGCTCTTGCACCTAGACAACGCCCCGATGTTCCACGGGAGGCACGACCCCATCGTAGATCGTCTCCACCTTCACCATCTGGCGCCCTG CCTAGATTTAGGCGAATGGCGAGAATGTTACAGTCCTTGA